From the Paraburkholderia sp. PREW-6R genome, one window contains:
- a CDS encoding ABC transporter substrate-binding protein has protein sequence MKKLALCVALAVMATGAVAKEWKTVRIGVDASYPPFESKAASGQMVGFDVDLTRALCAKMNVRCVWVEQDFDGMIPALKGRKFDMIVSSLTVTDQRRAQIDFSDKLFDAPTRMIAKAGSPLLPTAGSLKGKTIGVEQGSTQETYAKAYWQPNGVNVVTYQNQDQVYADLTSGRLDAALQDEVQANAGFLKTPRGKGFAWAGPEVKDPKTLGDGTAIGVRKDDSDLRTMLNQALAQIHQDGTFNRLEKQYFDLDIYSSH, from the coding sequence ATGAAGAAGCTCGCACTGTGCGTGGCGCTTGCTGTCATGGCCACAGGCGCCGTGGCAAAAGAATGGAAGACCGTGCGCATTGGGGTGGACGCCAGTTATCCGCCGTTCGAATCGAAGGCGGCGAGCGGCCAGATGGTGGGCTTCGACGTCGACCTGACCCGCGCGCTGTGCGCGAAGATGAACGTCAGATGCGTGTGGGTCGAACAGGATTTCGACGGCATGATTCCCGCGTTGAAGGGCAGGAAGTTCGACATGATCGTCTCGTCGCTGACCGTGACGGACCAGCGCCGCGCGCAGATCGACTTCTCCGACAAGCTGTTCGACGCCCCGACCCGCATGATTGCGAAAGCGGGTTCGCCGCTGCTGCCGACGGCCGGATCGCTCAAGGGCAAGACCATCGGCGTCGAGCAGGGGTCGACGCAGGAAACCTATGCAAAGGCTTACTGGCAGCCCAACGGCGTGAACGTGGTCACCTACCAGAATCAGGATCAGGTGTATGCCGACCTCACGTCGGGCCGGCTCGACGCCGCGCTGCAGGACGAAGTGCAGGCCAACGCAGGCTTTCTGAAAACGCCCCGTGGCAAAGGCTTCGCATGGGCCGGGCCGGAAGTGAAGGACCCGAAAACGCTCGGCGACGGCACCGCCATCGGCGTGCGCAAGGACGACTCCGATCTCAGGACGATGCTCAATCAGGCACTGGCGCAGATTCACCAGGACGGCACGTTCAACAGGCTCGAAAAGCAGTACTTCGATTTGGACATCTATTCCAGTCATTGA
- a CDS encoding ATP-binding cassette domain-containing protein, with amino-acid sequence MNTRKQKLFVDELHKQYGDNEVLKGVSLKANAGDVISVIGSSGSGKSTMLRCINFLEQPNSGRIFVDGEEVRTQIAKNGALRVSDAKQLQRVRTKLSMVFQHFNLWSHMNVLDNIVEAPVNVLGLKRKEAEDRAREYLEKVGLAPRLEKQYPSHLSGGQQQRVAIARALAMHPDVMLFDEPTSALDPELVGEVLKVMQTLAEEGRTMIVVTHEMAFARNVSNHVMFLHQGRVEEEGHPDEVFRNTKSERLKQFLSGSLK; translated from the coding sequence ATGAACACCAGGAAGCAAAAGCTCTTCGTCGATGAGCTTCACAAGCAGTACGGCGACAACGAAGTTCTGAAGGGCGTATCGCTGAAAGCGAATGCCGGCGACGTGATCAGCGTGATCGGCTCGTCCGGTTCGGGCAAGAGCACGATGCTCCGCTGCATCAACTTCCTCGAACAGCCGAACTCGGGGCGCATCTTCGTCGACGGTGAAGAGGTTCGCACGCAGATCGCCAAAAATGGCGCGCTACGCGTGTCGGACGCGAAGCAGCTGCAGCGCGTGCGCACCAAACTGTCGATGGTCTTCCAGCATTTCAACCTGTGGTCGCATATGAACGTGCTCGACAATATCGTCGAGGCGCCGGTCAATGTGCTGGGTTTGAAGCGCAAGGAAGCGGAAGACCGCGCGCGCGAATATCTGGAAAAGGTCGGCCTTGCGCCGCGTCTGGAGAAGCAGTATCCGTCGCATCTGTCAGGCGGCCAGCAGCAGCGTGTGGCGATTGCGCGCGCGCTCGCCATGCACCCCGACGTGATGCTGTTCGACGAGCCGACCTCCGCGCTCGATCCTGAACTGGTCGGCGAAGTGCTCAAGGTCATGCAGACGCTCGCCGAGGAAGGCCGCACGATGATCGTCGTCACCCACGAAATGGCGTTCGCGCGCAATGTGTCCAATCACGTGATGTTCCTGCATCAGGGGCGCGTGGAAGAAGAGGGGCATCCCGACGAGGTATTCAGAAACACGAAAAGCGAGCGCCTCAAGCAGTTCCTCTCGGGCAGTCTCAAATAA
- the glnK gene encoding P-II family nitrogen regulator, whose product MKRITAVIKPFKLDEVREALAEVGLTGLTVTEVKGFGRQKGHTELYRGAEYVVDFLPKVKIEVVVADTQCDQVIDAIIGAARTGKIGDGKIFVADVERVIRIRTGEENEAAV is encoded by the coding sequence ATGAAGCGCATCACTGCAGTCATCAAGCCGTTCAAACTCGACGAAGTGCGCGAAGCGCTTGCCGAAGTCGGCCTCACGGGTTTGACGGTGACGGAAGTCAAAGGCTTTGGTCGCCAGAAAGGTCATACCGAGCTTTATCGTGGTGCAGAGTATGTGGTCGATTTTCTGCCGAAAGTGAAAATTGAAGTCGTAGTCGCAGACACGCAGTGCGATCAGGTCATCGACGCGATTATCGGCGCGGCGCGTACGGGGAAGATCGGCGACGGCAAGATTTTCGTCGCGGACGTGGAGCGAGTGATCCGTATTCGCACCGGCGAAGAAAACGAAGCGGCAGTTTGA
- a CDS encoding GNAT family N-acetyltransferase: MNQERFDYRTGILASPSEVDAAEWNALLAQQPQPTPFLRHEFLSALHATRCAVADTGWAPQFVTLTDPRTGKLAAAAPVYLKGHSYGEYVFDWAWADAYKRNGLPYYPKLLCAVPFTPVQGNRLLSADAHALRHLAATLMAFAEQADVSSLHVLFPTETEARALTGMGMMQREGVQFHWLNNGYRDFDDFLSTLEQKKRKNIRAERRKVQEAGVTMRRIRGEDIQDADWRFFSKCYRQTYREHFSSPYLNLDFFRMIGASMPENLLLVIAEYEGKPIASSLVVYQRDAKTGGTLYGRYWGALEHVPCLHFETAYYQPLEFCIEEKLGVFEGGAQGEHKMARGFLPTVTRSAHWLAHPAFADAVGHFLDNEKNSIHAYVDELREHNPFKG, translated from the coding sequence TTGAACCAGGAACGCTTTGATTATCGCACGGGCATTCTGGCGTCGCCGTCCGAGGTGGACGCCGCCGAATGGAACGCCCTTCTCGCGCAACAGCCGCAACCCACGCCTTTTTTGCGGCATGAATTTCTGAGCGCGCTGCACGCCACCCGGTGCGCGGTGGCGGATACGGGCTGGGCGCCGCAATTCGTCACGCTGACCGATCCGCGCACGGGCAAGCTCGCCGCCGCGGCGCCCGTCTATCTGAAAGGGCATTCGTACGGCGAGTACGTGTTCGATTGGGCATGGGCCGACGCCTACAAACGCAACGGCTTGCCCTACTACCCGAAACTGCTGTGCGCGGTGCCGTTTACACCCGTGCAGGGCAACCGCCTGCTATCCGCCGACGCGCACGCACTCCGGCACCTCGCCGCCACGCTGATGGCATTCGCGGAGCAGGCCGACGTATCGTCTCTGCACGTCTTGTTTCCCACTGAAACCGAAGCGCGCGCGCTGACCGGCATGGGCATGATGCAACGCGAAGGCGTGCAGTTTCACTGGTTGAACAACGGTTATCGCGACTTCGACGATTTCCTCTCGACGCTCGAACAGAAAAAGCGCAAGAACATTCGCGCCGAGCGCCGCAAGGTGCAGGAAGCCGGCGTGACCATGCGCCGCATTCGAGGCGAAGACATTCAGGACGCTGACTGGCGTTTCTTCAGCAAATGCTATCGGCAAACGTACCGCGAGCATTTTTCGAGTCCGTATCTGAACCTCGATTTTTTCCGGATGATCGGCGCGTCGATGCCGGAGAACCTGCTGCTCGTCATCGCCGAATACGAAGGCAAGCCGATCGCCAGTTCGCTCGTCGTCTATCAGCGCGACGCGAAAACCGGCGGCACGCTTTACGGCCGCTACTGGGGCGCGCTGGAACACGTGCCATGTCTGCACTTCGAAACCGCGTACTACCAGCCGCTCGAATTCTGCATCGAAGAAAAGCTCGGTGTATTCGAGGGCGGCGCGCAGGGCGAACACAAAATGGCGCGCGGGTTTCTGCCCACTGTCACGCGCTCGGCGCACTGGCTCGCGCATCCTGCTTTCGCCGACGCGGTCGGCCATTTTCTCGACAACGAAAAGAACAGCATTCACGCGTACGTGGATGAGCTGCGCGAACATAACCCATTCAAAGGCTGA
- a CDS encoding porin has translation MKKALLAAALMTAGVVAHAQSSVTLYGRLDAGIEYMSGVPQGVGANGQATGSTSRWRAESGDWGTSLWGMKGVEDIGGGNKVLFQLEGSFNTMTGAGPGGGGLFNRWATVGLSNDQYGTFTMGRMLFISNGDWDFDPFGQSNWSSASLVRGRNWPQSSNNFAYQSPKIAGFDFYGQYALSNATSFNGNGTTPQGREAGAQVTYTNSLFQVRGMYDEIRNPANGGLYGPAAATPANAANIGTGVFAASREYSAFVNVFLGQFKIQGAYQAIRSAGATGVLPGQPTTLDHEWGGVTWQATPAAALIAAVYHVNGNNGAGNANIYTVGGSYNLSKRTLFDIQVAQTRNSKTANFGLNANNAGTSTVTDNPLVGHQQTGVYAGIQHSF, from the coding sequence ATGAAGAAAGCTTTGCTCGCCGCTGCGCTGATGACAGCCGGTGTTGTTGCGCACGCCCAAAGCAGCGTGACGTTGTACGGCCGCCTGGATGCCGGCATTGAGTACATGTCGGGCGTTCCGCAAGGCGTGGGTGCGAATGGTCAGGCAACGGGCAGCACGAGCCGCTGGCGCGCGGAAAGCGGCGACTGGGGCACCAGCCTGTGGGGTATGAAGGGCGTTGAAGACATCGGTGGTGGCAACAAGGTGCTGTTCCAGTTGGAAGGCTCCTTCAACACCATGACCGGCGCAGGCCCTGGCGGTGGCGGTCTCTTCAATCGTTGGGCAACGGTAGGCCTCTCGAACGACCAGTACGGTACGTTCACGATGGGCCGCATGCTCTTCATCTCGAACGGCGACTGGGACTTCGACCCGTTCGGTCAATCCAACTGGTCGTCGGCATCGCTGGTGCGTGGCCGCAACTGGCCGCAATCGAGCAACAACTTCGCGTACCAGTCGCCGAAGATTGCAGGCTTTGACTTCTACGGCCAGTACGCGCTGTCGAATGCGACGAGCTTCAACGGTAACGGCACGACTCCGCAAGGTCGTGAAGCTGGCGCACAGGTCACCTACACGAACTCGCTGTTCCAGGTTCGCGGTATGTACGACGAAATCCGCAACCCGGCTAACGGCGGTCTGTACGGCCCGGCGGCTGCGACTCCGGCCAACGCTGCCAACATCGGTACGGGCGTGTTCGCAGCATCGCGCGAATACTCGGCTTTCGTGAACGTGTTCCTGGGTCAGTTCAAGATTCAGGGTGCCTACCAGGCGATCCGTTCGGCAGGTGCAACGGGCGTTCTGCCGGGCCAGCCGACGACGCTCGATCACGAATGGGGTGGCGTGACGTGGCAAGCAACGCCGGCTGCAGCGCTGATTGCAGCGGTGTACCACGTGAACGGCAACAACGGTGCGGGCAACGCGAACATCTACACGGTGGGTGGTTCGTACAACCTGTCCAAGCGCACGCTGTTCGACATCCAGGTTGCTCAGACGCGTAACAGCAAGACGGCTAACTTCGGCCTGAATGCGAACAACGCCGGTACGTCGACGGTCACGGACAACCCGTTGGTCGGCCACCAGCAAACGGGCGTGTACGCAGGTATTCAACACTCGTTCTAA
- a CDS encoding NAD+ synthase has protein sequence MKTRIALAQINVTVGDFAGNVAKIVAAARAAHSDGAKLLIAPELALSGYPPEDLLLRPAFYSASAAALAELADELKPFAGLHVIVGHPLREPAHGHGNANDRNAPIARGVPPVDTFNAASLIVDGKVVGTYRKQDLPNTEVFDEKRYFASDPQPFVFDLDGVKYGVVICEDAWHASAAQMAKAAGAQVLLIPNGSPFHLNKEAVRFDILRARIRETGLPMVYVNMVGAQDELVFDGGSFVLDAKGELVAKMPQFEETTAIVEFEAGHALRSAIAPDLSLEAQVYAALVMGVRDYINKNGFPGALIGLSGGVDSALVLAVACDALGADRVRAVMMPSRYTADISTTDAAEMARRVGVRYDEIAIAPMFDAFRNSLADEFAGRAEDATEENIQARIRGTLLMALSNKFGSIVLTTGNKSEMAVGYCTLYGDMAGGFAVIKDIAKTLVYRLCHYRNQATTFAQQDVIPDRILTRAPSAELRENQTDQDSLPPYEVLDAIMRMYMEEDRSLAEIIAAGYAVDDVKRVTRLIKINEYKRRQAPIGIRVTHRAFGRDWRYPITSRYTEPVE, from the coding sequence ATGAAGACCCGAATCGCTCTTGCTCAAATCAATGTCACCGTCGGCGACTTCGCCGGCAACGTCGCGAAAATTGTCGCCGCCGCGCGCGCTGCGCACAGCGATGGTGCGAAGCTGCTGATCGCGCCTGAACTTGCGCTCTCCGGGTATCCACCAGAAGACCTGCTGTTGCGTCCCGCGTTCTATAGCGCAAGCGCTGCGGCATTGGCCGAACTTGCCGACGAGCTCAAGCCGTTCGCCGGCTTGCATGTGATCGTCGGCCATCCGCTCCGCGAGCCGGCGCACGGCCATGGTAATGCAAACGATCGAAACGCGCCGATCGCGCGCGGCGTGCCGCCGGTGGACACGTTCAACGCCGCGTCGCTGATCGTCGACGGGAAAGTGGTGGGCACCTATCGCAAACAGGATCTGCCCAATACCGAAGTGTTCGACGAGAAGCGCTACTTCGCCTCCGATCCCCAGCCGTTCGTGTTCGATCTCGACGGCGTGAAGTATGGTGTGGTGATCTGCGAGGACGCGTGGCACGCATCGGCCGCGCAGATGGCAAAGGCGGCGGGCGCGCAGGTGCTGCTGATTCCGAACGGCTCGCCGTTCCATCTGAACAAGGAGGCGGTGCGCTTCGACATTCTGCGCGCGCGGATTCGCGAGACAGGCTTGCCGATGGTCTACGTGAACATGGTCGGCGCGCAGGACGAACTGGTGTTCGACGGCGGCTCGTTCGTGCTCGACGCGAAGGGCGAACTGGTCGCGAAGATGCCGCAGTTCGAGGAAACCACCGCGATCGTCGAGTTCGAGGCCGGCCACGCGCTGCGCTCGGCCATCGCGCCGGACCTGTCGCTCGAAGCGCAGGTCTACGCCGCGCTCGTGATGGGCGTGCGCGACTACATCAACAAGAACGGTTTTCCCGGTGCGCTGATCGGCCTGTCCGGCGGCGTGGATTCCGCGCTCGTGCTGGCGGTAGCATGCGACGCGCTAGGCGCCGACCGCGTGCGCGCGGTGATGATGCCGTCACGCTATACAGCGGACATTTCCACCACGGACGCCGCCGAGATGGCGCGCCGGGTCGGCGTGCGTTACGACGAGATTGCGATCGCGCCCATGTTCGACGCCTTCCGCAACTCGCTCGCCGACGAGTTCGCCGGCCGCGCCGAAGATGCCACCGAAGAAAACATCCAGGCGCGTATTCGCGGCACGCTGCTGATGGCGCTCTCGAACAAGTTCGGCTCGATCGTGCTCACCACCGGGAACAAGAGCGAAATGGCCGTCGGGTATTGCACGCTTTATGGCGACATGGCCGGCGGCTTCGCGGTGATCAAGGACATCGCGAAGACGCTCGTCTATCGCCTTTGTCATTATCGCAACCAGGCCACGACGTTCGCGCAGCAGGACGTGATTCCAGATCGGATCCTGACGCGCGCGCCGTCGGCGGAACTGCGCGAGAACCAGACCGACCAGGACAGCTTGCCGCCGTACGAAGTGCTCGACGCGATCATGCGGATGTATATGGAAGAGGATCGCTCGCTCGCCGAAATCATCGCCGCCGGCTACGCGGTCGACGACGTGAAACGCGTCACGCGTCTGATCAAGATCAACGAATACAAGCGTCGTCAGGCGCCCATCGGCATTCGCGTCACGCACCGTGCATTCGGACGCGACTGGCGTTACCCGATTACGTCGCGCTATACCGAACCGGTGGAGTGA
- a CDS encoding periplasmic heavy metal sensor gives MSTRKMSRVLAVAASALAIGAGAAYAAQPAQDAHSGPGGWHGHFMKEMTQLHDQLKLNADQEKQWQAALDTMKQNHEAMRANHEQIENQFKSAQQQPILDLNAMASAHQQVEQKDAQLRQQTTDAWLKFYNGLNDQQKTTVSTALKQRFAKMEQRHEKMRERWQQHRGAASAPSANQ, from the coding sequence ATGTCCACCAGAAAGATGTCGCGCGTTCTCGCCGTTGCAGCCTCTGCCCTCGCGATCGGCGCGGGCGCCGCCTACGCCGCACAACCTGCCCAAGACGCGCATAGCGGCCCCGGCGGCTGGCATGGTCACTTCATGAAGGAAATGACTCAGTTGCACGACCAGTTGAAGCTCAATGCGGATCAGGAAAAGCAATGGCAAGCCGCGCTCGACACGATGAAGCAGAACCACGAAGCCATGCGTGCCAATCATGAGCAGATCGAGAACCAGTTCAAGTCGGCCCAGCAACAGCCGATTCTGGATCTGAACGCGATGGCCTCCGCTCATCAGCAGGTCGAACAGAAAGACGCGCAACTGCGTCAGCAAACCACCGATGCGTGGCTCAAGTTCTACAACGGCCTGAACGATCAGCAGAAGACGACCGTCAGCACGGCGCTCAAACAGCGCTTTGCGAAGATGGAGCAACGTCACGAAAAGATGCGCGAGCGTTGGCAGCAGCATCGGGGCGCGGCTTCGGCGCCGTCCGCCAACCAGTAA
- a CDS encoding pirin family protein: protein MIEIRRSNERGHANHGWLDSYHSFSFADYRDPQHVHFGPLRVINEDRIAGGQGFGTHGHRDMEIVTYVLEGALAHRDSMGNGSTIRPGDVQRMSAGTGVMHSEFNASQDEEAHLLQIWIIPQRAGDQPGYEEKRFDAADKRGRLRVVASPDGREGSVTIHADASIYAALLDGEETATFALPAGRLAYVHVARGAVTVNGEALHAGDAAKLSATDTVTLTNGERAEVLLFDLGQLNG, encoded by the coding sequence ATGATCGAGATTCGCCGCTCCAATGAACGGGGCCACGCCAACCACGGCTGGCTCGATTCGTATCACAGCTTTTCTTTCGCCGACTATCGCGACCCGCAACACGTGCACTTCGGGCCGCTGCGTGTCATCAACGAAGACCGCATTGCGGGCGGCCAGGGCTTCGGCACGCACGGCCATCGCGACATGGAGATCGTCACCTACGTGCTCGAAGGCGCGCTCGCGCACCGCGACAGCATGGGCAATGGCTCGACGATCCGTCCCGGCGACGTGCAGCGCATGAGCGCCGGCACGGGCGTCATGCACAGCGAGTTCAACGCGTCGCAGGATGAAGAGGCGCACTTGCTGCAGATCTGGATCATTCCGCAGCGCGCGGGCGACCAGCCCGGCTACGAGGAAAAGCGCTTCGACGCTGCCGACAAGCGGGGCCGCCTGCGCGTCGTGGCATCGCCCGATGGCCGCGAGGGTTCCGTCACGATTCACGCGGACGCATCGATCTACGCGGCGCTGCTCGACGGCGAAGAAACGGCCACGTTCGCGCTGCCGGCGGGCCGGCTCGCCTATGTGCACGTGGCGCGCGGCGCGGTGACCGTCAACGGCGAAGCGCTGCATGCGGGCGACGCTGCCAAGTTAAGCGCTACCGATACGGTCACGCTGACCAACGGCGAGCGCGCGGAAGTGCTGCTCTTCGATCTCGGTCAGCTTAACGGGTAG
- the hisQ gene encoding histidine ABC transporter permease HisQ: MDLQGYGPLLLNGTWQTVKLAVLSLVFAFVLGLLGAAAKLSKNRLSNGVGTIYTTLVRGVPDLVLMLLLFYSIQIWLNNLTDLLGWDQIDIDPFVAGVAVLGFIYGAYFTETFRGAFLAVPRGQLEAGAAYGMTGWQVFSRIMFPQMMRFALPGIGNNWQVMVKATALVSIIGLADVVKASQDAGKGTLRFFFFTLLAGAIYLVITTVSNFVLMYLERRYSTGVRKADL, encoded by the coding sequence ATGGATCTTCAAGGCTACGGCCCGCTGCTTCTCAACGGCACCTGGCAAACCGTCAAACTGGCGGTGTTGTCGCTGGTGTTCGCTTTCGTGCTGGGCCTGCTCGGCGCGGCGGCGAAACTGTCGAAAAACCGCCTCTCGAACGGCGTCGGCACGATCTATACGACGCTCGTGCGCGGGGTGCCCGATCTCGTGCTGATGCTGCTGCTCTTCTACAGCATCCAGATCTGGCTGAACAACCTGACCGACCTGCTCGGCTGGGACCAGATCGACATCGACCCGTTCGTGGCCGGCGTCGCGGTGCTCGGCTTCATCTACGGCGCGTACTTCACGGAAACCTTCCGCGGCGCGTTCCTCGCCGTGCCGCGCGGTCAGCTCGAAGCGGGCGCGGCCTACGGCATGACCGGCTGGCAGGTGTTCTCGCGCATCATGTTCCCGCAGATGATGCGCTTTGCGCTGCCCGGCATCGGCAATAACTGGCAGGTCATGGTGAAAGCCACCGCGCTGGTGTCGATCATCGGTCTCGCGGACGTGGTCAAGGCTTCGCAGGACGCGGGCAAGGGCACGCTGCGTTTCTTCTTCTTCACCCTGCTCGCGGGGGCCATCTATCTCGTCATCACCACAGTGTCGAACTTCGTGCTGATGTACCTCGAAAGACGTTACTCGACCGGCGTGCGAAAGGCGGATCTATGA
- a CDS encoding ABC transporter permease, translated as MIEIIQEYWRNYLYSDGYRFTGVVITLWLLVVSIGLGFCLSIPLAVARVSKKKWLAGLVWLYTYVFRGTPLYVQLLLCYTGLYSLEIVRNHALTNAFFRDGMHCTLLAFTLNTCAYTTEIFAGAIKATPYGEIEAARAYGMSPFTLYRRVILPSALRRALPYYSNEVILMLHATTVAFTATVPDILKIARDVNSATYQSFNAFGIAALLYLCISFALVWLFRRAERRWLAYLRPQGK; from the coding sequence ATGATCGAGATCATTCAGGAATACTGGCGCAACTATCTGTATAGCGACGGCTACCGCTTCACCGGCGTCGTGATTACGCTGTGGCTGCTGGTGGTGTCGATCGGACTCGGCTTCTGCCTGTCTATCCCGCTCGCGGTGGCGCGGGTGTCGAAGAAGAAATGGCTTGCCGGGCTCGTGTGGCTCTACACCTATGTGTTTCGCGGCACACCGCTTTACGTGCAGCTGCTGCTTTGCTACACGGGTCTCTATAGCCTGGAGATCGTTCGCAATCACGCGCTCACCAACGCCTTCTTCCGCGACGGCATGCATTGCACGCTGCTCGCGTTCACGCTGAACACCTGTGCGTACACCACGGAAATTTTCGCCGGCGCGATCAAGGCCACGCCTTATGGCGAGATCGAAGCGGCGCGCGCGTACGGCATGTCGCCGTTCACGCTGTATCGGCGCGTGATTCTGCCGTCGGCGCTGCGCCGCGCGCTGCCGTACTACAGCAACGAAGTGATCCTGATGCTGCATGCCACCACCGTTGCGTTCACCGCGACCGTGCCTGACATCCTCAAGATCGCGCGCGACGTGAACTCGGCGACGTACCAGTCGTTCAACGCGTTCGGCATCGCCGCCCTGCTCTATCTGTGCATTTCATTTGCGCTCGTATGGCTGTTCCGCCGCGCCGAGCGACGCTGGCTCGCTTACCTGCGACCGCAAGGCAAGTAA
- a CDS encoding response regulator produces the protein MATQILVVDDDVELRDLLRDYLARQGIEVSVLHDAGSLERRLERERPDLIVLDLMMPGVDGLTALRKLRASGDDIPVIMLTARADDVDRIVGLELGADDYLGKPFNPRELLARVQAVLRRRRTLPSAAAPEQREPFNFGRFTLDFQSRTLHQEDKPLTLSGSEFALLKIFVNHPMRTLTRERLLELLHGPEYDGTDRGIDVQVWRLRRILETDPSTPRFIQTVRGRGYVFVPDGEQHAPAH, from the coding sequence ATGGCTACTCAAATACTTGTTGTCGACGACGACGTCGAACTGCGTGATCTGCTGCGCGACTATCTGGCCCGGCAGGGCATCGAGGTTTCGGTGCTGCACGACGCGGGCTCGCTCGAGCGCAGGCTCGAACGCGAACGTCCGGACCTGATCGTGCTCGATCTGATGATGCCGGGCGTGGACGGTCTCACCGCGCTGCGCAAGCTGCGCGCGTCGGGCGACGACATCCCGGTCATCATGCTCACGGCACGCGCGGACGACGTCGACCGGATCGTCGGCCTCGAACTCGGCGCGGACGATTACCTCGGCAAGCCATTCAATCCGCGTGAGCTGCTCGCGCGCGTGCAGGCCGTGCTGCGGCGTCGCCGAACGCTGCCGTCCGCGGCGGCCCCGGAACAGCGCGAGCCGTTCAACTTCGGCCGCTTCACGCTGGATTTCCAGTCCCGCACGCTGCATCAGGAAGACAAGCCGCTGACGCTGTCCGGCAGTGAGTTCGCGCTGCTGAAGATTTTCGTCAATCACCCGATGCGTACGCTGACGCGCGAGCGCCTGCTCGAACTGCTGCACGGTCCCGAATACGACGGCACCGACCGCGGCATCGACGTGCAGGTTTGGCGTCTGCGCCGTATTCTCGAAACCGATCCGTCCACTCCGCGCTTCATTCAAACGGTGCGCGGGCGCGGTTACGTGTTCGTGCCCGACGGCGAACAGCATGCGCCGGCCCATTGA
- a CDS encoding GIY-YIG nuclease family protein: MAWFLYLLECSDGSVYTGIATDVQARFEKHASGVGARYTRSRKPVRVLVSFELPDRASASRAEYWVKRLTPPQKRALAAGGRTLESVMPALPLEAEAETKAETEAETKAEQEARPEAPTDTASPAESASASC, from the coding sequence ATGGCGTGGTTTCTGTATCTGCTCGAATGTTCGGATGGCAGCGTATATACCGGCATCGCCACCGACGTGCAGGCGCGCTTCGAGAAACACGCGAGCGGCGTCGGCGCGCGTTACACGCGTTCGCGCAAACCAGTTCGCGTGCTGGTGTCGTTCGAATTGCCGGACCGGGCGAGCGCTTCGCGGGCGGAGTACTGGGTCAAGCGGCTCACGCCGCCGCAAAAGCGCGCACTGGCTGCGGGCGGCCGGACACTGGAATCGGTGATGCCGGCGTTGCCGCTGGAGGCGGAAGCTGAGACGAAAGCCGAGACGGAAGCTGAGACGAAAGCGGAGCAGGAAGCGAGGCCGGAAGCGCCGACTGATACCGCTTCGCCGGCCGAATCCGCGTCAGCCAGCTGCTGA